One genomic window of Chitinophagaceae bacterium includes the following:
- a CDS encoding SGNH/GDSL hydrolase family protein, protein MTSPQSNSTKNILFGIISTVIVLIVISIIGEIVLRVFPGAVADQLPEPPYNSRLLNDEIGWIIKPNYEFTGKMRDLKNNEYPVHISFDENGFRNVPVHDTLPRPVTILFLGDSYTESVEVSNEKLFYSIIQDSLPVKVYGYGAAGYGNLQEYLILEKYIDKIKPDIVLWQLCTNDYIDNYCPLEKETNYRVGMQRPYLTATNNIVYDRAWLPNKHLREYSHFLYFLAERMDAAKTKITGKAPEHPGEKMMYEQDSSFVLFKNSIHITDLIAKKFQDRFGKETHLITYVSDSFDPLYSILKNICVKNNLEFIDSVGTKVQEAQDLGQVVRANDGYHWNEEGHKIVAARLIEQIRPVVNQIIAAK, encoded by the coding sequence ATGACATCACCGCAATCCAATTCGACAAAAAATATACTTTTTGGAATAATCAGCACCGTGATAGTGTTGATTGTTATCTCAATAATTGGCGAAATAGTACTGCGGGTTTTTCCTGGCGCGGTAGCTGACCAGCTTCCGGAACCTCCTTATAATTCGCGGTTATTAAATGATGAAATTGGTTGGATCATTAAACCCAATTATGAATTCACCGGCAAGATGCGGGATCTGAAAAACAATGAATATCCTGTTCACATTTCATTTGATGAAAATGGTTTCCGGAATGTACCTGTTCATGATACACTGCCAAGACCGGTCACCATTTTATTCCTCGGTGATTCTTATACCGAAAGTGTTGAAGTTTCAAATGAAAAACTTTTTTATTCCATCATCCAGGACAGTCTGCCGGTTAAAGTATACGGATACGGAGCAGCAGGTTATGGAAATTTGCAGGAATATTTAATACTCGAGAAATACATCGACAAAATTAAGCCCGACATCGTGCTGTGGCAACTATGCACCAATGATTATATTGATAACTATTGTCCGCTCGAAAAAGAGACTAATTACCGTGTTGGCATGCAACGACCTTATTTAACAGCAACTAACAATATTGTTTATGACCGTGCGTGGCTACCGAATAAACACCTGCGCGAATATTCGCACTTTCTGTATTTTCTTGCTGAAAGAATGGATGCGGCCAAAACTAAAATTACCGGAAAAGCACCTGAACACCCTGGAGAAAAGATGATGTATGAACAGGATTCCTCTTTTGTGCTTTTCAAAAATTCCATTCACATTACTGACCTCATTGCAAAGAAATTCCAGGATCGCTTTGGAAAAGAAACGCACCTTATAACCTATGTTTCCGATAGCTTTGATCCACTATACAGCATTCTTAAAAACATTTGCGTGAAGAACAACCTGGAATTTATTGACAGTGTGGGTACCAAAGTGCAGGAGGCGCAGGATCTTGGCCAGGTTGTTCGCGCTAATGATGGATATCATTGGAATGAAGAAGGTCACAAAATTGTAGCAGCACGCCTGATAGAACAAATACGTCCTGTCGTGAATCAAATAATTGCAGCAAAATGA
- a CDS encoding phosphoribosylformylglycinamidine cyclo-ligase, producing the protein MSSKDLKYSQRGVSASKEDVYTAISGLDKGLFPNAFCKIFPDHFSNDPYWCSIVHADGAGTKSSLAYLYWKETGDASVWSGIAQDSIVMNTDDLICAGATGPFLFSSIINRNKHLIPAEVLSEVISGTAAFLHLMREHGIEIHYMGGETADLGDIVKTITVDSTISCRMMREKVIRNEMLPGDVIVGFASYGKASYEPVYNSGIGSNGLTAARHDVLDHTYYSKYPETFDSNTKAELIYSGSKKVTDQFEGATLNVGKLLLSPTRTYLPVVKKILEKFSDEIHGMIHCSGGGQKKVLHYTDQLHIIKDNLFPVPPVFKLIQQESKTPWQDMYQVFNMGHRLEIYTEEKNAGALIDIAASFEIEAQIVGRCVSASEKKLTIESEFGSFEY; encoded by the coding sequence ATGAGTTCGAAAGATTTAAAATATAGTCAGCGTGGTGTTTCAGCGTCCAAAGAAGATGTTTATACTGCCATCTCCGGACTCGACAAAGGATTATTTCCGAATGCATTCTGTAAAATTTTCCCCGATCATTTTTCAAATGATCCGTATTGGTGCAGCATTGTGCATGCCGATGGCGCAGGCACCAAATCTTCTCTTGCTTATTTATACTGGAAAGAAACAGGTGACGCATCAGTATGGAGTGGAATTGCGCAGGATTCCATTGTCATGAATACTGACGATCTGATTTGCGCCGGAGCTACAGGTCCTTTTTTATTTTCATCTATCATCAACCGCAACAAACATTTAATTCCTGCTGAAGTGTTATCTGAGGTTATTTCAGGCACAGCCGCTTTCCTGCATCTGATGAGGGAACATGGAATTGAAATTCATTATATGGGTGGCGAAACCGCTGACCTTGGTGATATTGTAAAAACCATCACCGTCGATTCCACTATCAGTTGCAGAATGATGCGCGAAAAAGTGATCAGGAATGAAATGCTGCCGGGCGATGTGATTGTTGGTTTTGCTTCTTATGGAAAAGCATCTTACGAACCAGTGTATAACAGCGGTATCGGAAGCAATGGCTTAACTGCTGCACGGCATGATGTGCTGGATCATACTTACTATTCGAAATATCCTGAAACATTTGATAGCAATACCAAAGCGGAACTGATCTATTCCGGTTCGAAAAAAGTGACCGATCAGTTTGAAGGAGCTACCTTAAACGTTGGAAAACTGCTGCTCTCTCCTACCCGCACTTATCTTCCGGTAGTAAAAAAAATACTTGAAAAGTTTTCTGATGAAATTCACGGCATGATTCATTGCAGCGGCGGCGGGCAGAAAAAAGTTTTACATTATACCGATCAGTTGCACATCATAAAAGATAATTTGTTCCCCGTTCCACCGGTATTCAAACTTATTCAGCAGGAATCAAAGACACCGTGGCAGGATATGTACCAGGTATTCAATATGGGACATCGCCTGGAAATTTATACGGAAGAAAAAAATGCAGGAGCATTGATTGATATAGCTGCATCATTTGAAATCGAAGCGCAAATAGTAGGTCGCTGTGTTTCGGCAAGTGAGAAAAAACTTACGATTGAAAGTGAGTTTGGAAGTTTTGAGTATTGA
- a CDS encoding Omp28-related outer membrane protein: MKNFFALIVCIAFTAVSCTKEYDNPTPVVIDNNNNGGTGGTGGTGGTGGTGGTGGGTGISAVPTTFTQKALVEEFTGTWCGYCPDGALILEDLVLHNPGKVIGASVHEGDPLEIGVFAALDGALGGVTGFPSGLVNRQPYSGQLIMDRNFWEGASNMLLTGTASCGLAITSYVQTGNLYVTAHCGFNTTLSGDYRVTIYLTENEVTGYPQANYYDDGSLDPNSPLVGMGDPIIGWAHNSVVRTALTENLGDVIPAAKMVPGGEYVITKSASTTGYNVNNLKIVAFINLVGTDPMSHKVMNVQEAKVFQVKDWD, from the coding sequence ATGAAAAATTTCTTCGCTCTCATTGTTTGCATTGCTTTCACCGCAGTGTCCTGTACCAAAGAATATGATAATCCAACTCCGGTTGTAATTGACAATAATAACAATGGTGGTACCGGAGGAACAGGTGGTACCGGAGGAACTGGTGGCACGGGAGGAACCGGCGGCGGTACCGGTATTTCAGCAGTCCCCACTACTTTCACTCAAAAAGCATTGGTAGAAGAATTCACTGGCACATGGTGCGGATATTGTCCTGATGGCGCTTTGATACTCGAAGATTTAGTGCTGCATAATCCAGGAAAAGTAATCGGCGCTTCTGTTCATGAAGGTGATCCCTTGGAAATAGGTGTTTTTGCAGCGCTTGATGGCGCTTTAGGTGGTGTAACCGGATTTCCTTCAGGATTGGTTAATCGCCAACCCTATAGTGGACAATTAATAATGGATCGTAATTTCTGGGAAGGTGCATCAAATATGTTATTGACCGGAACAGCATCCTGCGGATTAGCAATTACATCCTATGTTCAAACAGGTAACCTTTATGTAACTGCCCATTGTGGTTTCAATACTACATTATCCGGTGACTACCGTGTTACCATTTACCTTACAGAAAATGAAGTAACCGGCTATCCACAGGCGAATTATTATGATGATGGTTCTTTAGATCCGAATTCTCCATTGGTAGGCATGGGTGATCCAATCATTGGTTGGGCACATAACAGTGTAGTCCGTACTGCACTTACTGAAAATCTTGGAGATGTAATTCCAGCAGCTAAAATGGTTCCCGGCGGAGAATATGTAATTACTAAAAGTGCGAGCACTACGGGTTACAATGTTAATAATCTTAAAATTGTTGCCTTTATTAATCTGGTGGGAACTGATCCGATGTCACACAAAGTCATGAACGTTCAGGAAGCAAAAGTTTTCCAGGTGAAAGATTGGGACTAG
- a CDS encoding saccharopine dehydrogenase NADP-binding domain-containing protein, whose translation MTQQQMIYGATGYMGKLITRMMSEKGLKPVLAGRSETVKQLAAKHGLDYRIFSLEDQQEINKNLQGISLLINLAGPFNKTNAPLITGCIENKVHYTDISGEATGYETVYSFNEKAKSSGVMLMPGTGFGIVPTDVMALYLKQQMPDGNKLILAFAVDGGASRGTMKVGLKAMHEPGIEVINGEKQVTLPATKSFHAKIGNKEVKMVLNPWRGDLFTASITTGIQNVSTYTAFPSPLVFIMKHPGIFRGVMKSKLMDWIVGLMPEGPDEEKLKSGKSYVFGKIANDNGQQIECVMTGPEAYLYTAITTLRIAENILKGDFRPGFQTPAGMYGATLIDGIDGVKIL comes from the coding sequence ATGACGCAACAACAAATGATTTACGGCGCCACCGGTTACATGGGGAAATTGATAACCCGCATGATGTCAGAGAAAGGTTTAAAACCGGTTTTGGCCGGAAGAAGCGAAACTGTAAAACAGCTTGCAGCTAAGCATGGACTTGATTACCGCATATTTTCATTGGAAGATCAACAGGAAATAAATAAGAATCTGCAAGGCATTTCCTTGCTGATAAATCTTGCAGGTCCCTTTAACAAAACCAACGCACCACTGATAACTGGTTGCATTGAAAATAAAGTGCATTACACAGATATTTCAGGTGAAGCAACAGGGTATGAAACGGTTTATTCTTTCAATGAAAAAGCAAAATCATCAGGAGTCATGCTCATGCCAGGCACGGGCTTCGGCATCGTTCCAACAGATGTGATGGCGCTATATTTAAAGCAGCAGATGCCGGATGGAAATAAGCTCATCCTTGCATTCGCTGTTGACGGCGGAGCATCACGAGGAACGATGAAGGTAGGATTGAAAGCCATGCATGAACCTGGCATTGAAGTCATAAATGGGGAAAAACAAGTGACGCTTCCGGCCACTAAATCTTTTCACGCGAAAATTGGAAACAAGGAGGTGAAGATGGTTTTGAACCCGTGGCGCGGAGATTTGTTCACGGCATCCATCACGACCGGTATTCAAAATGTTTCCACCTACACTGCATTCCCGTCACCATTGGTTTTTATCATGAAACATCCGGGAATATTCAGAGGCGTGATGAAAAGTAAATTGATGGATTGGATTGTCGGACTGATGCCGGAAGGACCCGATGAGGAAAAACTGAAGAGCGGCAAATCGTATGTGTTTGGGAAGATCGCCAATGATAATGGACAACAGATTGAATGTGTGATGACAGGTCCGGAAGCTTATTTATATACTGCAATTACTACTCTTAGAATTGCAGAAAACATTTTGAAAGGAGATTTCAGGCCCGGATTTCAAACACCTGCGGGAATGTATGGTGCAACGCTTATTGATGGAATTGATGGAGTAAAAATTCTTTAG
- the eno gene encoding phosphopyruvate hydratase, with product MSVIIQINARQILDSRGNPTVEAEVITENGIMGRAAVPSGASTGKHEAVELRDGDKKVYGGKGVLQAVKNINKIISKELLGVSVFEQQMIDRIMLGLDGTDNKSKLGANSILAVSLAAASAAANEMGMPLYRYVGGVNARTLPVPMMNILNGGAHADNKIDFQEFMVMPFGAGSFSEALRMGVEVFHQLKNVLKKKGYSTNVGDEGGFAPNIQSNEEAIETVLKAIEEAGYTPGKDIWIAMDAAISELWDAKKKKYVFHKSDGKAFSSDEMVDYWQKWIKKYPIASIEDGLAEDDWAGWKKLTAAIGDKVQLVGDDLFVTNVKRLQQGIDEHIANSILVKVNQIGTLSETINAVDLAHRNAYTSVMSHRSGETEDTTIADLAVALNCGQIKTGSASRSDRVAKYNQLLRIEEQLGDDAYFPGKNFKFL from the coding sequence ATGTCAGTCATCATTCAAATCAATGCCCGCCAGATTCTTGATTCGCGAGGTAATCCCACTGTTGAAGCTGAAGTAATCACCGAAAACGGGATTATGGGGCGTGCTGCCGTTCCATCAGGCGCCTCCACGGGCAAGCACGAAGCAGTAGAATTACGGGACGGTGACAAAAAAGTGTATGGGGGAAAAGGTGTTTTACAGGCAGTGAAAAACATCAACAAAATTATTTCGAAAGAACTACTGGGTGTAAGCGTGTTTGAACAGCAGATGATCGACAGGATTATGCTGGGGCTGGATGGAACCGACAACAAATCAAAATTGGGCGCTAATTCGATATTGGCTGTTTCTCTCGCCGCTGCAAGCGCTGCTGCGAATGAGATGGGCATGCCGCTTTACCGCTATGTCGGCGGTGTGAATGCGAGAACATTGCCTGTTCCGATGATGAACATATTAAACGGAGGTGCACACGCCGATAACAAAATTGATTTCCAGGAATTTATGGTAATGCCTTTTGGTGCAGGTAGCTTCAGCGAAGCACTGCGAATGGGTGTTGAAGTATTTCACCAGTTAAAAAATGTGCTGAAGAAAAAAGGATATTCCACTAACGTGGGTGATGAGGGAGGTTTCGCTCCTAACATTCAATCCAATGAAGAAGCCATTGAAACGGTATTGAAAGCGATTGAAGAAGCGGGTTATACACCCGGCAAAGACATTTGGATTGCCATGGACGCCGCAATTTCAGAGCTCTGGGATGCCAAGAAAAAGAAGTACGTGTTCCATAAATCGGATGGCAAAGCTTTCAGCTCCGATGAAATGGTAGACTACTGGCAAAAATGGATCAAAAAATATCCGATCGCTTCCATTGAAGATGGTTTAGCCGAAGATGATTGGGCAGGTTGGAAAAAACTCACTGCTGCCATTGGAGATAAAGTGCAACTCGTAGGCGATGATCTTTTTGTTACCAATGTGAAGAGGTTGCAACAGGGCATTGATGAGCATATTGCAAATTCAATTCTGGTAAAGGTAAATCAGATCGGTACACTTTCTGAAACGATTAACGCAGTTGATCTCGCACACAGAAATGCTTATACAAGCGTAATGAGTCATCGTTCCGGTGAAACAGAAGACACTACCATTGCTGACCTTGCTGTTGCGCTTAACTGCGGACAAATAAAAACTGGTTCTGCATCGCGCTCCGATCGTGTTGCTAAATACAATCAGTTGCTGCGCATTGAAGAACAGTTGGGTGATGACGCTTATTTTCCTGGTAAAAATTTTAAATTTTTATAA